tattgcctttgctggcgctgctcgcCTTGGGCAGCGTCTCAGCGGATGTCTCGCACTTGGATACCGATCTGCAGGAGGATGGCTATCACTACAAGCAGCCCTCGCTGCCCTTCCCACCACCGCCCTCTGGCAATGGCATTGAGGATAACGGGCTAATACCCGCTCCCATGCCCACGGCGCCGCAACCTTCGTATGGCCCGCCTCAGACGCAGCCACCACAGCCACTGCCTACAGCTCCAGCGCCTTCTTATGGCCCACCGCAGACGCAGCCACCGCGTCCACCACCACAGCCAATTCCAACAGCACCTGCGCCATCTTATGGCCCGCCTCAGACGCAGCCTCCACGTCCGCCTCCACAGCCGCTGCCTACAGCGCCTGCGCCCTCTTATGGACCACCTCAGACGCAGCCACCGCGTCCAACACCTGCCGGCCCGGAGTACTTGCCGCCTGATCAACCGCAACCACCCAAGCCACGCCCTACGCCTCAAAGGCCGACGCCACCAGCACCACAGCCAACACCAACTTATGGTCCACCACCTACGCAGCCTCAGCCTCCTAGTCCACGCCCACCAGCACCACAGCCATCTTATGGCCCGCCGCCCACTCAGCCACAACCGCCTAGTCCACGCCCAACTCAACCACAGCCATCTTATGGTCCACCACCTACGCAGCCACAGCCCCCAAGCCCCCGCCCACCAGCACCACAACCTTCTTATGGTCCACCGCCCACGCAGCCGCAACCTCAGCCACCAGCACCACGCCCAACGCAGCCCGCACCGGAGTACTTGCCTCCCTCTGGACCACCACCAGCTCCTACTTatcagccacgcccaccagcTCCACCTGCACCACCAACTTATCAGCCACCCGCACCTCCTGCGCCGCCTACTTATCAGCCACGCCCTCCAGCGCCACCTGCACCACCCACCTATCAGCCACCTGCACCTCCTGCTCCACCAACTTACCAGCCACGCCCTCCAGCGCCTCCTGCACCACCAACCTATCAGCCACCCGCACCTCCTGCACCAACTCCTGGCTACGGACCTCCGCCAGCGCCCATTCCAACGGACGCCGGCTCGCTGGGTCCCGATGGTTACAACTACAATAAGCCCGCCAGACCCTTTACCTTCTAGACGGAGCAACGTGGGCGCAACCGTAGTGCTGCCTTTCTTAGTAATACCTTAGCCTAAAGTATTTCCCCCAAGCCGCTTACAGAGAAGTTCTCTTTTGTAAATCGAAATATTcaacaataaagcaacaaacagcaattaGTAGTCAAAAGGCCTGACCTTCAGTGGGGCGTCCAAGCTGACGCGTCCATGATAAATGGCGACGGTCATTAGCGCCGGCAGATGcgccaagtgcagcagcagcagttgcaactgcttgttgttgttcttagcTAAAGTTGGAGTTGAGGCAAACCACTGCCGCCAGCATGGGGTCAAATCAATCAGCTTTGGGTCGCCCATAAATCAACAGGCGGAAATTCCTCACGGGGGATTTGCTGCTTGATTTTATGCTTGGCGCAACCATAAATCCATAATGTCTAAATAAATGGCAGGCAGCCGGAGCAGCAGAGTGGCGAATGCTGGTTCTCCATACTTGGCAGCACTCAAGGTGCACTTCTCGTCGGcccaaaagtaaataaataaatatagctaagCGCCAGTGGCAGTGGCGACAAAGTTTAGTCTTAACTCAATTCCCACAAGCTGTCAGCAGCGCTGTGCATCAGTCATTTAGTCAATATACTTGAGACAGTGTTGCTGTTAACGCTTAAAATAGCAAGAAACAGCcacagaaataataaaaaattaaacaagtgtGCGGCTAAAGCAAAGGAATGCTGAGTTtggtatacactttgataacAAAGATTGTAATCAATAGCAGCtatattaacaatatattgTCTGCGCAGCTTTAATATACCCGCTTGTCTTATATAAATGGCAGAGTGTATAAGCAGAATTGCAACTTGCATTGAGCAATGCTTGAGTCTGCTTAGGGCTAGGGCTAGGGCGGgggctgctgttgcggctgctaCTAATTAACAGCAAGAGACCTTCGATTTGGCAGCTGGACATATACTTGTCTGCCCTAGCACACGACCCAAGCGCTGCACTTTGACGGCTGCTCTAATGTTTTAAAAGTGTGTCTTATGTgcgctcattgttgttgcttagttgcaactgcagctgtttgctttgatttatgacTTGCCGCACGCTTTTGTTATGTTTGTCAAAAGTTTTGGCACGCTCTGCGCTTAGTCAACATAAGTTTCATTAGCCTAACCAAGTTACTAGTCGCTAGTCCGCCTATGACAAACGCTAGCTTAGCGCTAAGTTCTCGTTCATCCGGGTGTAATTTCCCCAGCAATGCCAATTAATATTGAGCAGTCTGCTCTGCGCCGCAAACAcgcaaatgtaaatttaaaaaatatctataaatttctatatatacgCAAGTATGCGATTTTTTTCTTGTAGCTTAATTAAACGTTGTGCGCCAGCGGCAAAGTGCTCACCCACAAGAATTTGTTAAGCCACAAACTTATAATTATGACTTAATCGTTTAGCAGTTAGCCAAACTCTTTCTCTTGTTAAGAACTGATTGCGAGTGACTGTCAGTATTTGCTttaacgtatacgcaatgtgttGAGCCAAGCCCAGTTCTTGCCAACGCCTCTTTATAAATCAATCATAAGCGAAATTGCCCTTGGCACAGTTTGTAGCCAACATTGTTAACAGCTAACGCACTTAGCCGTTTATGAGCTCAAACATTGCGTATGATGATTTGTGTAGACGTCACTCCACGTAAGACAAATGCTGCAGTTCACTCAGATGTAAATgagttttaaacaaaaaatggaCTGCTGGTCACTCACgcatgcaaaaattgttaactcATGCGTTGGCAGCGATtgcgcaagcaacaaataaattgtttgccataaattatgccgcaaaaacttttgcaatttgttatgtaagcttggcttaaagcagctgcatacTTTAAGGCAGCTAAATAAGCAGTTAAGGTGGATTcacaagctaagctaagctttgCTTGAAAGCTTAGTGCAAGACTAAAAGCACActgtgcgtatgcttaatgtaGTGCTAAAAGCAAGCAGTCAAGCTAAGCTATTAACTAAGCTTAACTGTTTGcgctattaattattattgttattcatTAATTAGTTATATTAAGTCTGttaatttaatagcatttaTTCTAATCAgcttatttgctatttattgctatttttagcGCAACTAATGTACCATAACTTATTGTTAGAtcttgcgcataaattaactTCCTCATGGCATTGCGATTGACCGATATTGCAAGTAATTTAACAGCCCACGCTATGTTATGTCTGATCGTTAAGCGCAGTCgcattatgcataaattaatcaatagTTTAATAGACGCTTAACAGCAATTAACCTTCCAGGCGTTCAAGTGCCAAATcgcaaactatatataaatcaaaactgCAAACTCTTCTAAGTAGCCgaaacaaataacaattgaCAGCTGCGAATTATGAATTATAAACAAAGGCGAATCAAAATCGAAAATTTAAATCGTTTAGCTGCCAATTGTTTGTGCCATTCCAGAAGCgtgcaaaaacaaagaaatataCAAGACAAATGGCAGTTCATTAGCTATTGAATCTATTGTTTAGGCTTGAATGGAACGCAAACTGTAAACTGATTTTTCTTACAGCATAAGATTAGCATAAGATCAAGGCACTCGACGTTATTAGgctttaattacaaatgcGACGAATCTAGAGCTAAAGACAATGCGCAGACAGACGACATCCgagtaataattttttcattttttttaatttttaggtCGTATATTGCCGCTGGGCGTCTTTGTCACGCAAATCTTGTTGATTGTTGGATTGTTGACAGTTAACAATTGACTGTAGAGTGTGCGcgggcagcaactgttgctggttACTGTTACTGAGCTGAGTGTGAAACAATTAACGGCACGTCAgtggcaactgcagcagcagccacagcagcagcagcaacaacaacaatgtgggtcgctgct
The DNA window shown above is from Drosophila busckii strain San Diego stock center, stock number 13000-0081.31 chromosome 3L, ASM1175060v1, whole genome shotgun sequence and carries:
- the LOC108598670 gene encoding extensin, producing the protein MRILLPLLALLALGSVSADVSHLDTDLQEDGYHYKQPSLPFPPPPSGNGIEDNGLIPAPMPTAPQPSYGPPQTQPPQPLPTAPAPSYGPPQTQPPRPPPQPIPTAPAPSYGPPQTQPPRPPPQPLPTAPAPSYGPPQTQPPRPTPAGPEYLPPDQPQPPKPRPTPQRPTPPAPQPTPTYGPPPTQPQPPSPRPPAPQPSYGPPPTQPQPPSPRPTQPQPSYGPPPTQPQPPSPRPPAPQPSYGPPPTQPQPQPPAPRPTQPAPEYLPPSGPPPAPTYQPRPPAPPAPPTYQPPAPPAPPTYQPRPPAPPAPPTYQPPAPPAPPTYQPRPPAPPAPPTYQPPAPPAPTPGYGPPPAPIPTDAGSLGPDGYNYNKPARPFTF